The sequence below is a genomic window from Cicer arietinum cultivar CDC Frontier isolate Library 1 chromosome 6, Cicar.CDCFrontier_v2.0, whole genome shotgun sequence.
ATAATAAAGAGGCCTAGGAACCACAATAATGGATTCCGAGCAAAGAGAAaagttagtttttttattagGGTGATTTTTTGCCTTAAAAAAATTACCGTGCCTATTTCAGATTgatgtgtttggtttatttttaatatatgtaggATATTTTACATGTAATTGCAgatatttttcttgtaattaaGTCGAGTAAAATCACTGGGATGATTGTTaccaacaaaaaaattacatggATGATAAATCATTCATTTACACCTTAAAATGAATTCCAATGTGTTGGTTTAGTGGTAAATAGAAAGGTATGCAATTTCTGTTACTGTGATTGAATGAAGGCAAAATCATGTAAAATGTTTTACACTATTAACAAATCACAATTATTCATGtatatgattttaaaagtagttataagtaaataaaatatttttaatgatataatgattatgattgacTAATAGTACACAAACTTTTACCATAAATGCTAGTGGATATAAATTACTttgttttgaataaaaatattcaaagtgAAAGATAATAACTCTCTATCTCATAATATTGATCATTTCACATTTCATATTGAGCATTTGCCATTAAAAAGTGAATAAATGAAAGAGAATTATACTTTTACCCTTGTCAAATACTAAAATTGGAGAATGATTCTCATGTGTGTAATTTTTACAATAGATAGTAAAATGTGATCTCTCACTATTTAAAGATAGAGAAAAAGATGTATTAGTAATAATTGATTTCGATTATAAGtaatagtaaattaatttatctacatttaatatattgttaaaaaaatatcattccaTTAATTCCTTAGTGTTGCGGTATATTCATAATAATTAGAGgtaatttattaattgtatttattatttttacattaaatcaaaaaaatgTAATACATTTGACCTTAATTTGATCTTAATTTagtacaaaaaaatttaatacttCATTTGTAtgagaaaaattaatatatttgatcttaattgtaattaaatacattaaatttttaattatatatttgtttatattttatttaggctaaattacatctgtggtcctttaacttaatttcaggtaacgttttagtcctttatcttttttttttcccgacttggtcctttattttaattttaagtgacaatttgatattttatgttttaaaatttcaacaatgatatccttttttatacaaaaattcaaaaaaaaaaaattcaatcaaaactcataaaattaattatattcttcaatataatacaaatttcatcaaattcgtaacgcaaatcttcaaataaactcatattttcatactttatttgatatttttaggaataaaggactaaatcggaaaaaaaaaagataaaggactaaaacgttacctgaaattaagttaagggaccataaatataatttatcattttatttaatataaaaatatatatttttgtttataattttttgatcttatatttttgtttatatttaatgatGGAGTTTGATATTCgttctttaaatataatttttgagattttttcaCGTTCTATTTTTtaagacattttttatttttttcaactacattaattatttttatttactaccCTATCCCAAGTTATGTTACTTTTTTTAcgatgaatattatttaatatttttgtattcatattaaaaaatacaatgattaaaaaaaatgtcattttatctaattatatattttaactatttgtgaattttttactattattaatatataatatctaTTGAAGAgagtaatatataaataaaaaataataattaaaattgtatattgaaaattgaaaattataaataatttaaaataattttttttattaaagtaatatttttgtaagacgaaggaaatactaaaaaaaagaaacatatattaattatgtttttgaaaaggtaaattattaaaacaatataaattaacaaGTAGAATTAAGTTTGGATAATTTATTGAAGGAAAATTGATAAAGAGGTAATATGATGGTAGGAATGAAAAGGGGAAATTGGACTAGAGATGACGTGGTGGAAAAATGGAAGGTTCGAAAAGGCAGTTACGGCGCCGAAATGGCAGGTTGATAGTACAATTAGAACCAATGAAAGGGCATTATTCTTATTCTATTACTAGTATCGTGTTAGCGTTATTCTATTCAGTATATATTTCAGTCTCTGACTCTGACCCTTACCCTGACCCCCACTCTTTGCCCTTTTACCCCATTCCCAAACTATCCCTCCCTCCCTCTACACTAACCCCTAACCTCGATTTCcgttctttctttctttctcccaacaaacaaaaaaaaaaataaataaagaaaaacacaTGGAATCTCGCAAATTGGCTGCGTTACTTTCCTCCCTTGTCTCCCAACTTCTCCTCATCATTCTCCTCATTTTCCCTCCCAATTCCCCTCACTCCAATTCCACTCATAATAACAATTCCACCACTTTCTCTCTCATCCACCACTTCCAACAACCCGCCATCACCACCACCCTCCTCTCCCGCAAACGCAAACGCCCCTCTCCTCCCCTCAACCGCAACCCTGATTGGTTCCCCAACACCTTCCTCATGACCTCTTCAACTTTCGAATGGCTCACCGGTTTATTAGAACCTCTCCTCGAATGCCGTGACCCCGCCGAACTCTTCCCTCTTAACCTCTCCGCCGGCGTCCGTCTCGGTATTGGTCTCTTCCGTCTCGCTAACGGCTCCGATTACCCCCAAATTTCTAACCAATTCAACGTCTCCATTTCCGTCGCTAGATTCTGCGTCAAACACCTNNNNNNNNNNNNNNNNNNNNNNNNNNNCCCTACCGCAATCGACCTTCGTTCCGTTTCGCATAACTTCGAATCTCTCTCCGGTTTGCCTAATTGCTCCGGCGTCGTTTTCTGTTCCCGCTTTCAAGTCTCTCCTCCCTCATCATCAAAAGAACAATTCTCAATCGCAGCTCAAATAGTCGTCGATTCCACGTGTCGAATTCTAAGCATTGCCGCTGGTTTCTTTGGTAACAAAACCGATTCTACGATTCTTAAGGCTTCGAGTTTGTTCGATGACATAAACGAAGGAACTCTTTTGAATGATCCTTCTGTTAACGGTGTTAATCAGTATTTGATTGGTGATTCTGGGTATCCTTTACTTCCTTGGCTTATGGTACCTTTTGCTAACAATGTAAATGTTTCTGGTTTTGAAGAGAATTTCAATGCTGCTCATGAATTAATGCGGATTCCGGCATTCAGAACCGATGCTAGTTTGAGGAAATGGGGTGTTTTGAGTGGACCGGTTCGCGAGGAAGTTAAGATGGCTGTGGCTTATATCGGTGCATGTTCGATTCTTCATAATGGTTTGTTGATGAGGGAGGATTTTTCTGCTTTGGCTAGTGAGTTTGAACATCAGAGAAATGGTGGGGACTCTTGTTCTGTATTGGAGGATGATCCTTTAACAGAGAAGGCTTTGGTGATGAGGACAAAATTGGCTACCATGGCAAAGAAAATTAGTTAGTTCAGAATTCAGATTCTTAAATTGGGTGGGGGATAAAGGTATAACATTGATTCATCATGCTTCAAGATGTGTGCAATTTTCCAGCTTCCATACTCTTGTTGATTAGTGTGGGCGCGGTAATGTAAATACTGCCTCTTGAGCATTTCATACttgatagttttatttttttggggaTATTCATATTTGTTGTTTACAATTACAAGTCATTACATGATTTTATAGATTGATAGATTGGTGTTTTTATGAATCCTGAGAAAACTAAAGATTTTGATTTCTGGCAGTTGATAGTTCAATAATGGATGGTTATGTGATgactttttgaaatttgtgtcAAAATGAACCATATTGCACGTACCTCTAGCTTAGGTAAAGTGGGTTTAAGCAAAAGTTTCTCACTATTTGTTAGCTTAGTTAGATTGGATAGTTTAATACCATTTGGCATTTTGATTCTTTGTTGTGTTACTGATCGTTTGATATTGTCATGCTACCTATCTTTTGGAATTGCCAGAGACAACTGAATTTGTTTATGCTGCTCTTAATTAGTTTTGGTTTGACTTTCATCAGTATTTTCTATTGAGTGGTAAGGTTTGATGAAATATGTAACTTTTAACATGCTTAACAATTGCAACTTGCAAACTGGACAGTGTCAAATGAATATTGTATTGTAGTTAGAAAAGATTTGGTCAATAGGATGTGAGTTCTGTAAAACTTGATCTTTGTTGATTCTTGCTCATAATGACAATTAGATAATGGAAGGACTAGCATTTAAAtgtgttatttatttgttacctAGCTAAAATTGTAGTATTGCTTAGATCTACAATACCCGTGCATATTTTTGTAACTACAAATCGGGAGCATTAAAACCGCAGGATCCCTTTGATATGATTTAATCTTTTGCCTACTTAAATATCCAGGAAGTTGCATGTTGCCAACTTGATTATTGTGATTATTGTATTGATTACTGGTTAGATATGCAGCTGTCTTAAACTCTTAATTGCTCTTGTCTGTTCTTAGTGGtctgaaaaaattattaaattagcaaacaattttctcattttctgttgtcttttattttgttgaagttGCTTCAGAAATTCTTTCTCATTGACATTTCTCTCCCTTTCCACACAACCTTCATTCCTTTCGCCAACCTGTGTTTTGATTCTGACTATAATTAATGAGATTGCAACAGAAATGCTGGGTGACACAAGTGTTTTACTGCCTTGTATTCAGCAAAAGCATTGATATAGGAGCCTATGTTTATAGTCTTCTTTGAAATATGTTTTTCTAGTAGAAAAACAAATCAGTGTATTAGGATAGTTTTACTCTTTTAAATTAGTTCATCTAATTCATTTAGCATTAGTTACTAATATAACTGTGGTATATTGAAGGCGTGACAAAATATTTACTGAGAATTTGATTGTTCATTCATTGCTTAATTTGAAGTTATGAGCTAGCTGTTATCTTATTAATTACTACCAGTATAATCTTCTATCCACGGCAATGGCATGACTTGTGTTCAACAATCCTGTCCTATGTCAGGTCTAGTCTAGGAATTGCTAAGCAGTAAGTTAATTTGAGCGATGTAAATCATGTAATGACATCAATATCATTCTGATATctgaaaaaaatagtataagaaAGTCAAATTCAATTGGGTATATTACTGGAACTACAAAATTTGCTTgcgaaaacaaatatttatgttagaTTATTTAAGTCATATGGTagatattattttctattacaTCATTCATAActtgttttagaaaataaaaatatttactagCCAATGGAGCTACAACTACAATTACAGCATTCTTATATttgatatgatataatatttacattttaaagTTTCTCGTTTGTCCATTGTGTATATGCTACACAAATGGAAATATTAAGCAGAAACCCTTAATTCACATTCAAGAGCTTATAACTCCATTGATTACAAGTAAAAATACACTAACTGATTTATGTTCCACGCACGTTTCTTTAGATGGAGCGCATGAACTACTTGCGTCCAATCTTGTGGCTAGCTGATCCTATTCAGTACAATCCACCAATCCTATAATGTCCTCCAAAGTCACGAAGTGCTTTTATGTGTTTGTGGCATCATGGTTTCGTGCGGCAGTCAATGGACAATGGTTATATGGACATGTATGGGTGACTTTTGTAGCTTTCAGTCAGTAGAGGAACCTCTTCTAGTGGGCCCTTTTCAACGTCGGTCTCTTTGGGTGGCTATGCTGAGCTAATGAGATATAGTCCTTAAACTTTGTTTAGATTAGTAAACTCATTAGAAGAAGAGAAAAGAAACCatcggaattttttttttccaacccttttttttaagtaaattttagAGGTAAATAAAGTCTGAtaaaaaaattttcaattaaatttgaaCTTAAATTCTCTTGAATGATTCACTATTTCTCTTTGAGCTCAATCATAATGGAACTTTTATCTAACACAATAATAAGTAttatatagttaatttttatttggttatTGACACgttatttcataaaaatttgaaattgaacatacaaaatttgaaataatctTACGGCCATTTCCTTTTGCATTTCTCTCTTCCATggtgacaaaaaaaattaatcatttaatacTGATctgtttaaaaaaatcaaactcaaGTCTAATTTAATACTAATCTAACATAATaggtttgatttatttaaaaaaaatcttactcCCTCTAATTTGTTATCCATCATagacttatttttatatttcaattgtCCTTTTTAACAACTCAGTcttatttattatcttatttaattgtctattttatattaatgtctctctaattaattagtaatatgatatatttttaaagtagaTTGATAGactaatgaaattaaataatattttaatatataatatgaatttttagaGAATCAAACTTTATATGATAcactatttaaattatattttacaatattaccTTTAAATATGCTAAAATTTAAGCAAAAATACATCCATAACCTTTTAAATTTGACTCAATTTCTACTCAGatcctttaattttattttatcctaATTTGgttatttaagttatattttgtttgCACCGTTAATCTTTTATCtcattttttacaataattagttcaattgaattttttattattatttataactcTACCAAATGCTCTAACAATATGTCTCTTGTACTAATCTTTcagaaaatatttatcaaatcttataaatggtatatatttttttgattttctcTACTACAATTTAAACTAATgtatgactttaaaaaaatagtaataaatgtATATCAACATAATCAATGTCTTTAACTTCCTTCACATGCAAAGTAGCTTGAACAATCAACTTGTTGCGAGAAAATCAATGTCTTTAACATAATCAAGATCTTAACATTTTATGACagtaattcaataaaattttcaCATTTAAATGACTGCAtgtgtaatttaatatatcttaaagactaatgaaataaataaatgtaactTAAAGGACCTAAGCGAAAATTGAACTAAACTTAAAGGacgtaaaatatatttttgcctAAAATTTATGTAAGctaatatgtttaaattattgaaatggTTAGCAAATTTTATGATTTAACATTTTATAGAAAAactaatatgataaaaaaattatttatattttcttaaatagaaTGTCCTTCTAAGTAATGGTTTGTAGTATGACATTTTTAGCTAAATAGCTTTTATTAAAAAGTTTTAGCgcaatcaattttaaaaatattggtTTGACCTCAGCCTAATGTAGACTAGATTATAGGTTTTTGTTGATTGATATGATATATTCTCACTCCTATTAGTGGAGAAGGAGAATGACAATATGTTCTTTTTGTATTTTGGAATCTCTAAAAACTCTAATGGATTAGACCTAATCTAAAGATATATTTATCTAAGATTGAGGAAACAAGAGAACAATAAGACTGATGAGGATATATTTGTATTTACTCTGTTTTTAGATTATAAAGTTTATTTGTTGGTAGGTTTTCTTAGGTTATGCTACAATAATGTCTcatgatttgttatgttatatgATCACTCGTAAGACATTATGTGTGTTGTAAATTTGGCAAATGTTTGACTCTAGTATGATGTAAACGCTTGACTTTGACTATGTTCCTCTTACTTGATATATCTCTTCTTAAgcatttttcaaaaaagtttttgagGAAAGGGAAAAAATATCCACAATAGAAAACTCTTAGAAAGGTTATACCCTGACtacaaattaacaaataaattagaagatataacattatttgttaaattattagAGAAAAAACCCAATTAGAAAGGATATAAGACAAATGTCTGAAGAATCACACACATTGTGTGGTCTTCCGAGAAGGCCTATGAAACTCATCCTAAAAGATCGCAATCAAAGAGATATTCAAATACAAAACCGAAAGGTTGAACATGTGACCTCGACAAAAGAAGCATATATCACTTCAATAAGAGGATTGATAGTAAAGAAAACTATGAAGGAGTAGAAATGATACCTAAGAGTGATGAAATATCTCATTTGATAAAGAAGATAATGCCTCAATATTAAGTAGAGAGTCATTAGTCCCTATAGAGATTTGTCTTGAATACATAAAGACAAAACATAAAAGCCCCACAAAATcaacatttataaaaagaaagtaCAACACATCTTTAAATGTATTATGTTTCATTTTGTCTTTGCAAACTATCGtgtcataaattattattttttatagaaaaagtaaaaatttattaataactcATAAAATCATAAGGTATGCTAATATGGGAGCACactaatacatatatatatatgatatacaTCAACAAGATGATAACTTATATAGCATCAGGATTCAAAATGCAACTCTTAACCTCTTCTAGTTTCGTTTTTGAAACAACTTCATTGAGATTTCAACTAAAGACACCACAACAACCTAATTTTATTACGTATTAGTGCATCACCTTGATAAAAACTCAGTCTGCTTCAACTAAATCAAATtgtaacaattattatttttataaactttttctCATTCCGACCAATAACTCGATAACTGTTTTTCCTATCCGACCTCTCTCAACCCATGATTTTTCTACCTTCCATGTACTATCAGAGACCCGAACCCGAATTCTAGAACATGGGCTAGGGGCTTGAACCAAATTCATAGTCTCGACCCAAGTTAGAAATATTATGAAGGTCCAACATTATTACTATAGTTGCTTCTTCCACCAGAGTTCTAATTTTGATCTACTAAGTATGAATCGaagatattttgataatatttttaggTTTTATCATCTTTTGACtcaaatttcttcttttattcaaataagagaaaaaaaaccaTTCCTAcctttttttcttcctcttttatCGTTTTTTCTTTATACAATATATAACGACATAgagaatcaaaataaaaatattcattgcTTAATTGTTTCGTTAGTCCATAAAAGCTCTTTTcctttaagtatttttttagatttcttGTCCTTTGTTGGATTCTTTGCTATTTGTAGGACTTTATGTagtctcttttatttttcattaattgaatagctatttttgtgttttgtgtTAATGAATTGAATCACTTTACTACTAAAAACACAAGtaaaaatattcatttgaaAATTGGGTCATGTAATATTTATAATGTATTAAATGTTATACATTTAATTGTGTCAAAAAGAAATTATTCC
It includes:
- the LOC105852280 gene encoding uncharacterized protein produces the protein MVPFANNVNVSGFEENFNAAHELMRIPAFRTDASLRKWGVLSGPVREEVKMAVAYIGACSILHNGLLMREDFSALASEFEHQRNGGDSCSVLEDDPLTEKALVMRTKLATMAKKIS